The sequence GATATGATGCGTCAAGCTGTGGAAGTTATTCGTCAGCACAATAATAAAGTGAAAATTGAAGCTTCTGGAAATGTGATGCTCGAAACTATCCGCGCGATAGCTGAAACTGGAGTTGATTATATTTCGAGTAGTGCGCCGATTACTCAGTCAAAATGGTTAGATTTGAGTATGAAAATTGATTAGTGTTAACGCAGAGGAGGGCAAAGGTTGACGCGAAGGAGGGCGGAGGATTATTTAGCAGAAATAATTTAATATTTTCAACTGAATTAATTATTTACAATCATTTCTACAGATACAGCTACATTGGGAAATGCTAAGGGATGAATTGTACCTTCAGTGATTGTAGATTTGAAAGCGTATTCTCCATCAGATGGTTCTCTAAAGATAATTAATTGTCTTTTTTTGAGATTTATTACCCAATATTCTATAATTCCGACTTCAGCATAGATTTTTGTTTTGGTTTCCAAGTCTTTTTCTAAACTAGAATTGGAATATTCAATCAACCAGAAAATATTTTCGGCATAGGGATGATGTTGTAAATATTCCCTTCCTAATGGTTTAACAATAGCAATATCTGCTTCTGGTTCGGAATTATTGGGAAGCGTAATAGGTTTTGCTTGACGAATTGTTGCTTTATCACCGAGCAATTTAATTAAATATGTCCCAGCTTCGGTACTAAAATAAGCATGGGGTTCTCCTTCTGGTGACATCTCTACAATTTCTCCCCTAAGTAATTCAACTCGACGATTATCAAAGATTCCCGCTTCAATCATTTGGTGATATTCTTCTATCGTCCATTTGGCTAGAGTTACTGTCATAGTTAGTCTCCCATATAACCCACAATTGCATCGCATTCTATATGATATTTTATCTAAAAATAATCATGAAAGCTTTGCTTTATTTTACAAGCTGCAATTCTGCAATTAACGGAAGATGATCCGAACCTCCTCCTTTACCAACATAAGCTTCAACGGTTTTAATATTTTTACTATGCCAAATATAATCAATTCTGCCGACGGGAAAAAATGTTCCTAGAAATGTATGTCCAAAACCCCATCCAGCTTGATGAAAGCTATCATTCATCGCTTTTTGCATTAACGAATAAGTTTCTGAGGTATCTGTAAAGTTACAGTCACACATAATTATTACTGGCTCATCATACTGTTTTGCAATATTACTTAAATAAGATACTTCCTTAGCTCGACGAGCATACCAATTTTGGGCTAATCTATAAAATTTATTCAAGGGATAAAATGGAATCAAATGTGCAACAATTGCTTCTAAGGGTTCTCCATTATTTAAACGAAGGGTTACTTGAATTCCGCGCTCGATTGGTGGTGCTGGTAAAGCAATAAGTTTGTCAATGGGAAAGCGACTTAAAATTCCGACATTATGAGAAAGTTCAACGGGATGAAAAGCTCGATAAGGATATTTTTTTTCAAAACGTTTAATTAATATAGGTGCAGCTTGCGGAGTTACTTCTTGTAAACCGATAATATCGGGATTATTCTCAGCTACCATTTTTACTATTGCATCATAGTCGGTATTACTGCGAAGCATATTAAATGTCATCGCTTTTATGGTTTGTGAATTTTGAGAAACAGGAGGTGATAAAGATGGTAGAAAAAAGGAACTGTACAAACCAATAAACAAACCTAATGGAAAGCAAAATCCAAAAAGTAAACGCCATTTTCGAGATAACAACGCAAATGGTAAGAATATAATTAAAGGAATAAAAATATATAAAGCTAGAGAGTTGATTAACGCTAGCCACCACAAACTATCGAAGAAAAGGAAACGCAATAAAATCCACATAGAGAATAAAATCAGGTAAATCCACGCTAGACAAGAAATAAATTTAGAAATACGCATAAGAGATTTAGTATAATAATTATGGATTTTCTATTGATTGTTATAACCTACTTTATTTAAAATAATTTCGATAGCATTCAAAATAACTTCTGGGCTATCAACCCAAACAAAATGGTCGCTTTTTGGTGCTTGTAGCTGAATGCAATTGCTAGATAATTGAAGCAATTCGGCGTGAATTTTTTCTCGCAGTTGATTCGCAGCTTTTAACGGTAAAGCAAAAGTCCATATAGAAGGTTTGAAAAAAGAACCGGCTTTGATACTAACAATCGGTAAATCTCCAAATTGATTAGCTTTACTTACCTGACGAGCGCTGATATTAAGAGTTAATATTTCCTGAGTCATTGTAATCCAATGTTTGGCTCGACAAAAAGAACGTTTTATTGAATTAAGATTATCTGGAGAAAATTTACGTAATTCTGGCTTTAGAAATTCAAATGCTTTAATATTTTTCAGCAATCGAATAATACCAAGAATTGAACCCAATATTGACATCAAAAATCCAGAAGCAAAGAAAAGCTTTAATACTGTTAAACTGAAAGACATGTCAAGCATTCCAGTTTCGTGAAGTCCGTCTGTTAATACCATTCCGATAACTTTTTCAGGATATTTATGTGCGTAGAGTCGCACGTTGTAACTTCCGAAGGAATCTCCTACTAAAATGTATGGTGGTTCAATGCCAGCATTATTTAAAAGAGTATCAAGCTCTTTAACAATTTGTTCGCTGCTTCTTTGATGGGGACTCTTTTCGCTCCAACCATATCCAGCGCGATCGTAGATACATACTCGTGCAATTTTTGCTATTTCTTCGATAAGTAAATAACCTTCCATTCCCCCCAAACTATGGTCTAATATGACTGTCGGACTGACTTTTCCCATAGTATATAAATGTAATTTATAGCCTCCGACATCAATAAGTTGCCCCGGAGGAGATTGTTTATCTTCTATCCAGGTTGCTATAAGTTGATAGATAGTTGTTGCAATTAGGATAAGATAATTGATTGGTAAAGGCATTTATGTACAATTTTTTGTTTTCTTATGCAATATAACTTAGAGTGACTATAATTAGAAGATATTTATGAAAAAAATGTATCGTTAAATAGAAATTAAAATGAAACCTTATATAGAAGTAGTTGGGGAATCAAAATATTTAGAAACCGTACAAAAATATATCGCCGATATCAATATAATTGTATGGACAAATAGAACGAAAATTCCTTTAAATGAAGTGACTATTCTACGCAATCTCTGTATTGAAAGTTTGTTATCAAATGGTTTACAGGAATATGAATTAAAAGAAGCAGGAATGAATGTACGAGAACGCTCTTTAAATCGTCGAAGAATCAGACAGGAAGCAAAACAGAAAATTATTGTTTCTTGTGCCGATATTTCTCGTTTAATCCAGGGTGTGTCTACCTTAGAGAAATTATTCAAAAAACCGCGCTATTCGTTTACCTTAGATATGCATCACCCTGTATTTTATGCAAGTTTAAAAATAAAGGAAGAAGCCAAAAAAGCAGCAATCAAAAATGCTTACTCTCATGCAAAGCTGTTATTAGAATCGGCAAATACTGAGATTGAGAATATTATCCAAATTGAACAACTTTCTCCAATTGTCGGAGAATCAGAAGTTTATAGTGATGAGTTAAAAGATATAGTAGTTACAGCAGCATCGTCGAAGAGTGATGCAAATTATAGACATCTGGAAAATGCTACTCGGGAGATAACGGTTCGATATCGAGTAATTTTTGGGATTAATTCATTATCTGAAAGTACAGTAAAATTAAATTCTGCTGATTTCGATTAATCTAAGATGTTGCACTATTCTCAAGAAGCCCAAATAAACCCGGTTTCTCGTGGTGAAAGCATGATTATTTCATTGTGAAATCAAAAAGAAACCGGGTTTCTGACGGTACGTTTAAATTCTGCTGATTTCGCAGCACCCTACAGTAAAAACATGATAGTTCGTGCTACACTTTAACCAGATACGTAGCATTTATGTATTATGAAACGACGACGAAGAATTTGATTTGCTACTACAAGCTTTCTACTATCAAGCTGGATGAGTTGATATATTTCCAGTGACTATATATAGATTAAGCAAACCGCGATCGGAAATATGAGGCGGTAGAATACATCTGTCATATTATAAGATTTTGAGTAAACTACGAAGTTCTAAAATCAATTAATATGCTTTTTTGTATTGCAGAAGAGTAAACAGTAAGATTAAGAGAAAATTACATATGAACGCTACACAAGAGCATTTAAGAGAAAAGTTAAAACAGGCTCTAGGCAAGGCTTTCGGTGATGAATATGCCAATACTGACCCAATTTTAGTTCCTGCGTCAAAGCCTGAGTTTGGTGATTATCAAGCAAATATGGCTTTATCTTTAGCGAAGAAGTTGGGACAAAAGCCTAGAGATATTGCAAATCAAGTTGTTGAGAATCTAGATGTGTCGGATATTTGCGAAAAGCCTGAAATTGCAGGTCCGGGTTTTATCAATTTACGGTTACAAACATCATACCTCGAAGCACAGTTAAATTCGATTCAAAAAGATGAGCGTTTGGGGGTACCCACAGCAAAGCAGCCAAAGCGGGAAGTTGTGGATTTTTCTAGTCCGAATATTGCTAAGGAAATGCACGTCGGACATTTACGCTCTACTATTATCGG comes from Rivularia sp. PCC 7116 and encodes:
- a CDS encoding endonuclease/exonuclease/phosphatase family protein; the encoded protein is MRISKFISCLAWIYLILFSMWILLRFLFFDSLWWLALINSLALYIFIPLIIFLPFALLSRKWRLLFGFCFPLGLFIGLYSSFFLPSLSPPVSQNSQTIKAMTFNMLRSNTDYDAIVKMVAENNPDIIGLQEVTPQAAPILIKRFEKKYPYRAFHPVELSHNVGILSRFPIDKLIALPAPPIERGIQVTLRLNNGEPLEAIVAHLIPFYPLNKFYRLAQNWYARRAKEVSYLSNIAKQYDEPVIIMCDCNFTDTSETYSLMQKAMNDSFHQAGWGFGHTFLGTFFPVGRIDYIWHSKNIKTVEAYVGKGGGSDHLPLIAELQLVK
- a CDS encoding SIMPL domain-containing protein (The SIMPL domain is named for its presence in mouse protein SIMPL (signalling molecule that associates with mouse pelle-like kinase). Bacterial member BP26, from Brucella, was shown to assemble into a channel-like structure, while YggE from E. coli has been associated with resistance to oxidative stress.), which gives rise to MKPYIEVVGESKYLETVQKYIADINIIVWTNRTKIPLNEVTILRNLCIESLLSNGLQEYELKEAGMNVRERSLNRRRIRQEAKQKIIVSCADISRLIQGVSTLEKLFKKPRYSFTLDMHHPVFYASLKIKEEAKKAAIKNAYSHAKLLLESANTEIENIIQIEQLSPIVGESEVYSDELKDIVVTAASSKSDANYRHLENATREITVRYRVIFGINSLSESTVKLNSADFD
- a CDS encoding Uma2 family endonuclease, encoding MTVTLAKWTIEEYHQMIEAGIFDNRRVELLRGEIVEMSPEGEPHAYFSTEAGTYLIKLLGDKATIRQAKPITLPNNSEPEADIAIVKPLGREYLQHHPYAENIFWLIEYSNSSLEKDLETKTKIYAEVGIIEYWVINLKKRQLIIFREPSDGEYAFKSTITEGTIHPLAFPNVAVSVEMIVNN
- a CDS encoding alpha/beta fold hydrolase, producing the protein MPLPINYLILIATTIYQLIATWIEDKQSPPGQLIDVGGYKLHLYTMGKVSPTVILDHSLGGMEGYLLIEEIAKIARVCIYDRAGYGWSEKSPHQRSSEQIVKELDTLLNNAGIEPPYILVGDSFGSYNVRLYAHKYPEKVIGMVLTDGLHETGMLDMSFSLTVLKLFFASGFLMSILGSILGIIRLLKNIKAFEFLKPELRKFSPDNLNSIKRSFCRAKHWITMTQEILTLNISARQVSKANQFGDLPIVSIKAGSFFKPSIWTFALPLKAANQLREKIHAELLQLSSNCIQLQAPKSDHFVWVDSPEVILNAIEIILNKVGYNNQ